One Thioclava electrotropha DNA segment encodes these proteins:
- a CDS encoding ATP-binding response regulator, which yields MLQPLSKTMAALAPGAVYLLLAAGIAAAIAFVMPDEVVTWAMFSVAGTLVITAAWLRLALAQDRRRRARQQETLANFIAHDAAPSFTTDPEGEIGYQNRAAVERFGSRGGQGLARTLAELFADPGAVLRRLQSKAEATGAAREDLVTRRGHLRLSVHRIGSGDFLWRLEDMAERAIGGRGAETISLPMLTVSNGGTILFMNEALRRLVGERVRSLDRIFTDLPLRSGEEHEIKGEDGPVTAVVAQLEGVGGRSEVYLLPIGAPRSAEEGANFEALPVAMLRLSAHGRVRAANRAARGLLGGIEPQTRLADLLEGLGRPVSDWVNDALAGRADGRPEVLRARRGDKEVFLQVTLSRIVENGRAGLLAVLSDATQLKTLEAQFVQSQKMQAIGQLAGGVAHDFNNLLTAISGHCDLLMLRHDKGDGDYADLDQISQNANRAAALVGQLLAFSRKQTLKPEILDLHDTLSDLTHLLNRLVGEKVVLSVKHESDSGRVRADKRQLEQVIMNLVVNARDAMPGGGEIRIETDAVHLAENRTRDRVAVPKGDYVAIKVTDTGTGIAADKLSKIFEPFFTTKRTGEGTGLGLSTAYGIVKQTGGYIFCDSVIGTGTSFTILLPAYAATEEADVSSAEDATAEARTAPRGPTTPSVMPKAEAAPRATKATPVMAGEATVLLVEDEPPVRAFAARALKLCGYTVLEAESAEEALELLEDADLQVDIFVTDVIMPGLDGPSWVSRALEARPGTRTVFMSGYAEEVFQNGTSPVPDSVFLPKPFSLSELTATVQDLLSR from the coding sequence ATGCTGCAGCCACTCTCGAAGACGATGGCGGCGCTGGCGCCGGGTGCGGTCTATTTGCTGCTTGCAGCGGGAATTGCGGCGGCAATTGCCTTCGTGATGCCCGATGAGGTGGTGACTTGGGCAATGTTCTCCGTCGCAGGGACGCTCGTGATCACCGCCGCTTGGCTGCGTCTGGCCTTGGCGCAGGACCGAAGGCGGCGCGCACGACAGCAGGAAACGCTCGCGAATTTCATCGCCCATGACGCCGCGCCGAGTTTTACCACGGATCCCGAGGGCGAGATCGGCTATCAGAACCGCGCCGCCGTGGAGCGGTTCGGCTCGCGAGGCGGGCAGGGCCTGGCGCGAACCCTGGCGGAGCTTTTCGCCGATCCGGGCGCGGTGTTGCGCCGCCTGCAAAGCAAGGCAGAGGCGACGGGGGCCGCGCGCGAGGATCTCGTGACCCGGCGCGGCCATCTGCGGCTCTCTGTTCACCGTATCGGCTCTGGCGATTTTCTCTGGCGGCTCGAAGATATGGCCGAACGGGCGATTGGCGGGCGCGGCGCGGAAACGATCAGCTTGCCGATGCTCACCGTCTCGAATGGCGGCACGATCCTGTTCATGAACGAGGCGTTGCGGCGGCTCGTGGGGGAGCGGGTGCGCTCTCTCGATCGTATTTTCACCGATCTGCCACTGCGCTCGGGCGAAGAGCACGAGATCAAGGGAGAGGACGGCCCCGTCACCGCGGTCGTGGCCCAGCTTGAAGGCGTGGGCGGTCGATCCGAGGTTTATCTGCTCCCGATCGGCGCACCGCGCTCCGCCGAGGAAGGCGCGAATTTCGAGGCGCTGCCCGTCGCTATGCTGCGCCTGTCAGCCCATGGCCGCGTGCGCGCAGCCAATCGTGCCGCGCGTGGCCTCCTGGGCGGGATCGAGCCACAGACACGCCTTGCTGACCTCCTCGAAGGGCTCGGGCGCCCGGTCTCGGACTGGGTGAACGACGCGCTCGCAGGCCGTGCCGATGGCCGACCCGAAGTGCTGCGCGCCCGGCGCGGCGACAAGGAGGTCTTTCTTCAGGTCACACTCTCGCGGATCGTGGAAAACGGGCGTGCGGGGCTGCTCGCCGTGCTGTCCGACGCGACGCAGCTCAAGACGCTCGAAGCGCAATTCGTGCAAAGCCAGAAGATGCAGGCGATCGGTCAGCTGGCAGGCGGTGTCGCGCATGATTTCAACAATCTGCTCACCGCGATTTCGGGTCATTGCGACCTGCTGATGCTGCGACACGACAAGGGCGATGGCGACTATGCCGATCTCGACCAAATCAGCCAGAATGCCAATCGCGCCGCGGCGCTGGTCGGTCAGTTGCTCGCCTTTTCGCGCAAGCAGACGCTGAAGCCGGAGATCCTCGATCTGCACGACACGCTGTCCGATCTGACCCATCTGCTCAATCGGTTGGTTGGCGAGAAGGTCGTCCTGAGCGTCAAGCATGAAAGCGATTCCGGACGGGTGCGCGCGGACAAGCGGCAACTCGAACAGGTCATCATGAACCTCGTGGTGAACGCGCGCGACGCGATGCCCGGCGGGGGCGAGATTCGGATTGAGACCGACGCGGTGCACCTTGCCGAAAACCGCACCCGCGACCGCGTGGCGGTACCCAAAGGCGACTATGTCGCGATCAAGGTCACCGATACCGGCACCGGTATCGCAGCCGATAAATTAAGCAAGATTTTCGAGCCCTTCTTCACCACAAAACGCACGGGCGAGGGCACGGGGCTGGGGCTTTCGACGGCCTATGGAATCGTGAAGCAAACCGGCGGGTATATCTTTTGCGATTCCGTCATCGGGACAGGAACGAGTTTCACGATCCTTTTGCCCGCCTATGCCGCTACCGAAGAGGCAGACGTGTCGAGTGCCGAAGACGCAACGGCGGAGGCGCGAACTGCCCCGCGTGGCCCCACGACGCCTTCCGTCATGCCCAAAGCGGAAGCTGCGCCGCGCGCGACAAAGGCGACCCCGGTGATGGCCGGCGAGGCGACCGTGCTTCTGGTCGAGGATGAGCCCCCGGTGCGCGCCTTCGCCGCGCGCGCGCTCAAACTGTGCGGCTACACCGTGCTGGAGGCCGAGAGCGCGGAAGAGGCGCTGGAGCTGCTCGAAGATGCTGATCTGCAGGTCGATATCTTCGTCACCGACGTGATCATGCCCGGGCTCGACGGGCCAAGCTGGGTCAGCCGCGCGCTCGAGGCGCGGCCGGGCACGCGCACGGTTTTCATGTCAGGCTATGCAGAGGAAGTGTTCCAGAACGGAACGTCCCCCGTGCCGGATTCTGTCTTCCTGCCGAAACCTTTCTCGCTGAGCGAATTGACAGCCACGGTGCAGGACTTGCTCTCACGCTAA
- the recA gene encoding recombinase RecA yields MAVAKLFDMDKSPKADKQKALDSALAQIERQFGKGSIMKLGGDTPAREIEATSTGSLGLDIALGIGGLPKGRIVEIYGPESSGKTTLTLHAIAEEQKKGGVCAFVDAEHALDPQYARKLGVDLDELLISQPDAGEQALEIVDTLVRSGAVSLVVVDSVAALTPKAEIEGDMGDHTVGAQARLMSQAMRKLTASIGRSNCMVIFINQIRMKIGVMFGSPETTSGGNALKFYASVRLDIRRIGSIKDRDEVVGNQTRVKVVKNKVAPPFKQVEFDIMYGEGISKMGELVDLGVKAGVVDKAGAWYSYGDERIGQGRENAKTFLREHPDVAYEIEDKIRASHGLEFDKLSEDDALTED; encoded by the coding sequence ATGGCAGTAGCGAAGCTTTTCGATATGGATAAATCTCCCAAGGCAGACAAGCAAAAGGCGCTCGACTCGGCGCTGGCGCAGATCGAGCGGCAATTCGGCAAAGGCTCGATCATGAAGCTCGGCGGCGACACGCCCGCGCGGGAAATCGAGGCGACATCGACCGGCTCGCTGGGGCTCGATATTGCGCTCGGCATCGGCGGGCTGCCGAAAGGCCGGATCGTTGAGATCTATGGTCCGGAAAGCTCGGGTAAGACGACGCTGACGCTGCACGCGATCGCGGAAGAGCAGAAGAAGGGCGGCGTCTGTGCCTTCGTCGACGCTGAACACGCGCTCGATCCGCAATATGCACGCAAACTTGGCGTCGATCTCGATGAGTTGCTGATCTCGCAGCCCGACGCAGGCGAGCAGGCGCTGGAAATCGTCGACACGCTGGTGCGTTCCGGCGCGGTCAGCCTCGTCGTGGTCGACTCGGTCGCGGCGCTGACGCCGAAGGCCGAAATCGAAGGCGATATGGGCGATCACACTGTGGGTGCGCAGGCCCGTCTGATGAGCCAGGCGATGCGCAAGCTGACCGCCTCGATCGGGCGTTCGAACTGCATGGTGATCTTCATTAACCAAATCCGGATGAAGATCGGGGTGATGTTCGGCTCGCCGGAGACGACGTCGGGCGGCAACGCGCTGAAATTCTACGCCTCCGTGCGTCTCGACATCCGCCGCATCGGTTCGATCAAGGATCGCGATGAGGTGGTGGGCAACCAGACCCGCGTGAAAGTGGTGAAGAACAAGGTGGCCCCGCCGTTCAAGCAGGTCGAGTTCGACATCATGTATGGCGAGGGCATCTCGAAGATGGGCGAACTGGTCGATCTCGGCGTCAAGGCCGGGGTCGTTGACAAGGCCGGCGCCTGGTATTCCTACGGGGACGAACGCATCGGTCAAGGCCGTGAAAACGCGAAGACGTTCCTGCGCGAACACCCCGATGTCGCCTATGAGATCGAAGACAAGATTCGCGCCAGCCACGGGCTCGAATTCGACAAATTATCCGAAGATGACGCGCTGACCGAAGACTGA
- the alaS gene encoding alanine--tRNA ligase produces MPSLNEIRSTFLNYFERNDHRVVDSSPLVPRNDPTLMFTNSGMVQFKNCFTGVEKREYNRATTAQKCVRAGGKHNDLDNVGYTARHHTFFEMLGNFSFGDYFKEDAIPFAWELLTKDFDIPKDKLLVTVYHTDDEAANIWKKVAGLPDEKIIRIPTSDNFWQMGPTGPCGPCTEIFFDHGDHIWGGPPGSPEEDGDRFIEIWNLVFMQNEQFEDGSMRALDMQSIDTGMGLERIGALLQGKHDNYDTDLMRHLIEASANATDGAPDGPGNVHHRVIADHLRSTSFLIADGVMPSADGRGYVLRRIMRRAMRHAHLLGAKDPVMHRLVPSLIREMGAAYPELGRAQALIEETLLGEETRFKTTLDRGLKLLDEALVDLPEGERLPGETAFKLYDTFGFPLDLTQDALREREREVDTEGFDAAMEEQKAKARASWSGTGEAANAAIWFDLSEKLGATEFLGYDTETAEGQITALVTEGAEIDKASGEVQIVVNQTPFYAESGGQVGDRGWIVTETGKAEVTDTKKVAGVFIHFARVTEGEIAKGQGAKLEVDHARRSAIRANHSATHLLHEALRRTLGDHVAQRGSLNAEDRLRFDFSHNKALSAEEVAKIEREVNEFIRQNTQVDTRIMTPDDARDLGAQALFGEKYGDEVRVVSMGELANSGKGTNGNVYSLELCGGTHVKRTGDIGTFVLTGESASSSGVRRIEALTGDIAMAELRRRDKLLGEIEGLVKTSEADLIGRLQAILDERKAQANEIAQLRRELAMGGGASGGPDISEINGLKFVPQVVTGVTGKDLPGIVDELKENVGSGVILVVADAGGKAAVAAGVTKDLTERVSAVDLVKAAAQALGGKGGGGRPDMAQAGGADPSKADEAIAAVKTVLEGL; encoded by the coding sequence ATGCCCAGCCTTAACGAAATCCGCTCCACTTTCCTCAATTACTTCGAGCGTAACGACCACCGGGTCGTTGACAGCTCGCCCCTCGTTCCGCGCAACGACCCGACGCTGATGTTTACCAATTCCGGCATGGTGCAGTTCAAGAACTGCTTCACCGGGGTGGAGAAGCGCGAGTACAACCGCGCAACGACCGCGCAGAAATGCGTGCGCGCAGGCGGCAAGCACAACGACCTCGACAATGTCGGCTACACCGCGCGCCACCATACGTTCTTCGAGATGCTGGGGAATTTCTCCTTCGGGGATTATTTCAAGGAAGACGCGATCCCGTTCGCCTGGGAATTGCTGACCAAGGATTTCGACATTCCGAAGGACAAGCTGCTGGTCACGGTCTACCACACCGATGACGAGGCGGCGAATATCTGGAAGAAGGTCGCAGGCCTGCCCGACGAGAAGATTATCCGTATCCCGACCTCGGACAACTTCTGGCAGATGGGCCCGACCGGTCCCTGCGGCCCCTGCACCGAGATTTTCTTCGATCACGGCGATCACATCTGGGGCGGCCCGCCCGGCTCGCCCGAGGAAGATGGCGACCGGTTCATCGAGATCTGGAACCTCGTTTTCATGCAGAACGAGCAGTTCGAGGACGGCTCGATGCGCGCGCTCGACATGCAGTCGATCGACACCGGCATGGGGCTTGAGCGGATCGGCGCGCTGCTGCAGGGCAAGCACGACAACTACGACACCGACCTGATGCGCCACCTGATCGAGGCCTCGGCCAACGCGACCGATGGCGCGCCGGACGGGCCGGGCAACGTGCATCACCGCGTGATCGCGGATCACCTGCGCTCGACCTCGTTCCTGATCGCGGATGGCGTGATGCCCTCGGCGGACGGGCGCGGCTACGTGTTGCGCCGGATCATGCGCCGCGCGATGCGTCACGCGCACCTGCTGGGCGCGAAGGATCCGGTCATGCACCGTCTCGTGCCGTCGCTGATCCGCGAGATGGGTGCGGCTTACCCCGAGCTGGGCCGGGCGCAGGCGCTGATCGAAGAGACGCTTCTGGGCGAGGAAACCCGCTTCAAGACCACGCTCGATCGCGGGCTCAAGCTGCTCGACGAGGCGCTTGTGGACCTGCCCGAAGGGGAGAGGCTACCGGGCGAGACTGCGTTCAAACTCTATGACACGTTCGGCTTCCCGCTCGATCTGACGCAGGATGCGCTGCGCGAACGTGAGCGCGAGGTCGATACCGAAGGGTTCGACGCCGCAATGGAAGAGCAGAAGGCCAAGGCGCGCGCCAGCTGGTCCGGGACGGGCGAGGCCGCGAATGCCGCGATCTGGTTCGATCTGTCCGAGAAGCTCGGCGCGACCGAATTCCTGGGCTACGACACCGAGACCGCGGAAGGTCAGATCACCGCGCTTGTGACCGAGGGCGCAGAGATCGACAAAGCCTCCGGCGAGGTGCAGATCGTGGTCAACCAGACCCCGTTCTACGCCGAAAGCGGCGGTCAGGTCGGCGATCGCGGATGGATTGTGACCGAGACGGGTAAAGCTGAAGTTACCGACACCAAGAAAGTCGCAGGCGTCTTCATCCATTTCGCGCGCGTCACCGAGGGCGAGATCGCCAAGGGGCAGGGCGCGAAACTGGAGGTCGATCATGCACGCCGCAGCGCGATCCGCGCGAACCACTCGGCCACGCACCTGCTGCACGAGGCGCTGCGCCGCACGTTGGGCGATCACGTGGCCCAACGCGGCTCGCTCAATGCCGAGGACCGTCTGCGCTTCGACTTCTCGCATAACAAGGCGCTCTCGGCCGAGGAAGTCGCGAAGATCGAACGCGAAGTAAATGAATTCATTCGCCAAAACACGCAGGTCGATACCCGGATCATGACGCCGGACGATGCGCGCGATCTGGGCGCGCAGGCGCTGTTCGGCGAGAAATACGGCGATGAGGTCCGTGTCGTCTCGATGGGCGAGTTGGCCAATTCCGGCAAGGGCACGAACGGAAATGTCTATTCGCTCGAACTTTGCGGCGGTACTCATGTGAAGCGGACCGGCGATATCGGCACCTTCGTCCTGACCGGCGAAAGCGCGTCCTCGTCGGGCGTGCGTCGGATCGAGGCGCTGACCGGCGATATCGCGATGGCCGAACTGCGCCGCCGCGACAAGCTGCTGGGCGAGATCGAAGGGCTGGTGAAAACCTCCGAGGCCGATCTGATCGGACGTCTTCAGGCGATCCTCGACGAGCGCAAGGCGCAGGCCAACGAGATCGCGCAGCTGCGTCGCGAACTGGCGATGGGCGGCGGTGCCTCCGGTGGCCCGGACATCAGCGAAATCAATGGCTTGAAGTTCGTTCCTCAAGTTGTGACCGGCGTGACCGGCAAGGACCTTCCGGGGATCGTGGACGAGCTGAAAGAGAATGTCGGTTCCGGCGTGATCCTCGTGGTGGCCGATGCGGGCGGCAAGGCGGCCGTGGCGGCTGGCGTCACCAAGGACCTGACCGAGCGCGTCAGCGCGGTCGATCTGGTGAAGGCCGCGGCGCAGGCGCTTGGCGGCAAAGGCGGCGGCGGTCGTCCCGATATGGCGCAAGCCGGCGGGGCCGATCCGTCGAAAGCCGATGAGGCCATCGCGGCCGTGAAAACTGTTCTGGAGGGATTGTAA
- a CDS encoding DUF1330 domain-containing protein, which yields MAGAFWIAHVKVLDDEAYGKYAEGAGPAIAKHGGRFLARGARYVQLEGNDRARNVVAWFPSLEAAETCYYSDDYQAALAHAKGASERDLMIVEAMDDVEIK from the coding sequence ATGGCAGGCGCATTCTGGATCGCCCATGTGAAGGTGCTCGACGACGAGGCCTATGGCAAATACGCCGAGGGCGCGGGCCCCGCGATCGCGAAACATGGTGGACGCTTCCTCGCTCGTGGCGCGCGCTATGTGCAACTCGAAGGCAATGACCGCGCGCGCAATGTCGTCGCTTGGTTCCCGTCTCTGGAAGCGGCCGAAACCTGCTACTACTCCGACGACTATCAGGCGGCGCTGGCCCATGCCAAAGGCGCATCCGAGCGTGACCTGATGATCGTCGAGGCGATGGACGACGTCGAAATCAAATGA
- the cysS gene encoding cysteine--tRNA ligase: protein MTQIRLRNSLTRKVEDFRPIDADNVRMYLCGPTVYDRAHLGNARPVVVFDVLYRLLRHVYGPEHVTYVRNFTDVDDKINATAQARKEAGAEGSLEELIRARTEETIGWYHADMDALGALRPDQEPRATDYIGAMIAMIETLIEDGHAYAAEGHVLFRVRSYKDYGALSGRTVDDMMAGARVEVAPFKEDPMDFVLWKPSDEGLPGWESPWGRGRPGWHIECSAMSYELLGASFDIHGGGIDLQFPHHENEIAQSCCAHPEGSFANYWLHNEMLQVEGKKMSKSLGNFFTVRDLLDGHDGEKGIPGEVIRFVFLQTHYTKPMDWTAEKARQAERTLRRIAEFLAEEPLTKRWGEIRNAKPPQEFIDALANDLNTSLALSLVRKYLKERDEFKLVGALLLLGFDHQVLVQKFSQFQFAASSNEFSSGFRMSTRGDEASENPNRMTELGNRLSEMRKEAMETKDFAPVDAMKQALIDAGVEVRMSKAGVELLPGPDFDPAKLEGL, encoded by the coding sequence ATGACCCAGATCCGTTTGCGCAATTCCCTGACCCGGAAAGTCGAGGATTTCCGTCCGATCGATGCCGACAACGTGCGGATGTATCTCTGCGGCCCGACCGTTTACGACCGCGCGCATCTCGGCAACGCCCGTCCGGTGGTGGTTTTCGACGTGCTCTACCGGTTGCTGCGCCACGTCTACGGGCCGGAGCACGTCACCTATGTGCGCAATTTCACGGATGTGGATGACAAGATCAACGCGACGGCGCAGGCGCGCAAGGAGGCCGGGGCCGAAGGGTCGCTCGAAGAGCTGATCCGCGCGCGGACCGAGGAGACCATCGGCTGGTATCATGCCGACATGGATGCGCTCGGCGCCTTGCGCCCAGATCAGGAACCGCGCGCAACCGACTATATCGGCGCGATGATCGCGATGATCGAGACGCTGATCGAAGACGGTCACGCCTATGCCGCCGAGGGCCATGTGCTGTTCCGGGTGCGTAGCTACAAGGATTACGGCGCGCTGTCGGGGCGGACGGTCGACGACATGATGGCGGGCGCCCGGGTCGAGGTCGCGCCGTTCAAGGAAGACCCGATGGATTTCGTGCTGTGGAAGCCCTCCGACGAGGGGCTGCCGGGTTGGGAGAGCCCGTGGGGCCGGGGCCGACCGGGCTGGCATATCGAGTGCTCGGCGATGTCTTACGAACTGCTCGGCGCGTCGTTCGACATCCATGGCGGCGGCATCGACCTGCAATTTCCGCACCACGAGAATGAGATCGCGCAGAGCTGCTGCGCCCATCCCGAAGGCTCCTTTGCGAATTACTGGCTGCATAACGAGATGCTGCAGGTCGAGGGCAAGAAGATGTCCAAGTCCTTGGGCAATTTCTTCACCGTGCGCGATCTGCTGGATGGTCATGACGGCGAGAAGGGTATTCCGGGCGAAGTGATCCGGTTCGTGTTCCTGCAGACGCATTACACCAAGCCGATGGATTGGACGGCGGAGAAGGCGCGGCAGGCTGAGAGGACTTTACGGCGCATTGCAGAGTTCTTGGCAGAGGAACCTCTTACGAAGCGTTGGGGTGAAATTCGAAATGCGAAGCCGCCTCAAGAGTTCATTGACGCGCTTGCAAATGACCTGAATACGTCTTTGGCGCTCTCCCTTGTGCGCAAATATTTGAAAGAACGAGATGAGTTCAAGCTCGTTGGGGCGCTTCTACTCTTGGGATTTGACCACCAAGTCTTGGTTCAGAAATTCTCGCAGTTCCAATTCGCAGCTTCCTCCAACGAATTTTCTTCAGGTTTTCGGATGTCCACTCGAGGAGACGAGGCATCGGAGAACCCAAATCGAATGACCGAATTGGGCAATCGCCTTTCGGAAATGCGTAAAGAGGCAATGGAAACCAAGGACTTCGCTCCAGTCGATGCCATGAAACAGGCTCTCATCGATGCGGGTGTCGAGGTCCGCATGTCGAAGGCCGGGGTGGAATTGCTGCCCGGACCCGATTTTGACCCCGCCAAGCTGGAGGGCCTGTGA
- the cimA gene encoding citramalate synthase, producing the protein MTKQRLYLYDTTLRDGQQSAGVQFSVPEKIEIARALDAIGIDYIEGGWPGANPTDSDFFEARPETRATFTAFGMTKRAGRSAANDDVLAGVMNANTPAVCLVGKTHDYHVTTALGITLEENLENIRASVAHMVAQGREALFDAEHFFDGYKAKPDYALECCRAAYEAGARWIVLCDTNGGTLPGEIGKIVEAVIAAGIPGDRLGIHCHDDTGNAVAGSLAAIEAGARQIQGTLNGLGERCGNANLITLIPTLLLKEPYASTLDTGIAPENLRDITKLSRKLDDILNRVPLRSAPYVGASAFTHKAGLHASAILKNPDTYEHIDPAVVGNTRLIPMSNQAGQSNLRARLKGMGIEVAKDDPRLARILDLIKEREDQGYAYDGAQASFELLARAELGQLPKFFEVKRYKVTVERRKNRYDKMVSISEAVVVVKVGGKKMLSVSESMDEQGHDRGPVNALSKALSKDLGPYQSLIDDMKLVDFRVRITQGGTEAVTRVIIDSEDDAGQRWSTVGVSPNIVDASFEALLDAMIWKLMRDGAQPA; encoded by the coding sequence ATGACCAAACAACGCCTCTATCTCTACGACACGACCCTGCGTGACGGGCAGCAATCGGCGGGCGTCCAATTCTCGGTGCCGGAGAAGATCGAGATCGCCAGGGCGCTCGACGCGATCGGCATCGACTATATCGAGGGCGGCTGGCCCGGGGCGAACCCGACCGACAGCGATTTCTTCGAGGCGCGGCCCGAGACGCGGGCGACCTTCACCGCGTTCGGGATGACCAAGCGGGCAGGGCGCTCGGCCGCGAATGACGACGTGCTGGCGGGCGTGATGAACGCGAACACCCCGGCCGTCTGCCTCGTCGGCAAGACGCATGATTACCATGTGACCACCGCGCTCGGGATCACGCTGGAGGAGAACCTCGAGAATATCCGCGCCTCGGTCGCGCATATGGTGGCGCAAGGCCGCGAGGCACTGTTCGACGCCGAGCATTTCTTCGACGGCTACAAGGCGAAGCCCGACTATGCGCTGGAGTGTTGCCGCGCGGCCTATGAGGCGGGCGCGCGCTGGATCGTGCTGTGCGACACCAATGGCGGCACGCTGCCGGGCGAGATCGGCAAGATCGTCGAAGCGGTGATCGCGGCGGGCATTCCCGGCGACCGTCTCGGCATCCACTGCCATGACGATACCGGCAACGCCGTGGCGGGCAGCCTCGCGGCCATCGAGGCCGGTGCGCGCCAGATTCAGGGCACGCTGAATGGGCTGGGCGAGCGCTGCGGCAACGCGAACCTGATCACGCTGATCCCGACGCTTCTGCTGAAAGAGCCCTACGCCTCGACGCTCGACACCGGGATCGCGCCCGAAAACCTGCGCGACATCACCAAGCTTTCGCGCAAGCTCGACGATATCCTGAACCGGGTGCCGCTGCGCTCCGCGCCCTATGTGGGTGCCTCGGCCTTCACCCATAAGGCGGGGCTACACGCCTCGGCGATCCTAAAAAATCCAGACACTTACGAGCATATCGACCCCGCCGTCGTGGGGAACACGCGCCTGATCCCGATGTCCAATCAGGCGGGCCAGTCGAACCTGCGCGCGCGGCTGAAAGGCATGGGGATCGAGGTCGCGAAGGACGATCCACGCCTCGCCCGCATCCTCGATCTGATCAAGGAGCGCGAGGATCAGGGCTATGCCTATGACGGCGCACAGGCGAGTTTCGAGCTGCTCGCGCGGGCCGAGCTGGGGCAATTGCCGAAGTTCTTCGAGGTGAAGCGCTACAAGGTCACGGTGGAGCGGCGCAAGAACCGCTACGACAAGATGGTCTCGATTTCCGAGGCGGTCGTGGTGGTGAAAGTCGGCGGGAAGAAGATGCTTTCGGTCTCGGAAAGCATGGACGAGCAGGGGCATGACCGCGGCCCGGTAAACGCGCTCTCGAAAGCGCTGTCGAAGGATCTCGGCCCCTATCAGAGCCTGATCGACGACATGAAGCTGGTCGATTTCCGCGTGCGGATCACGCAAGGCGGCACCGAGGCCGTCACCCGCGTCATCATCGATAGCGAAGACGATGCGGGCCAGCGCTGGTCAACCGTGGGCGTGTCGCCGAACATAGTGGACGCGAGTTTCGAGGCGCTGCTCGACGCGATGATCTGGAAGCTGATGCGCGACGGGGCGCAGCCCGCATGA
- a CDS encoding squalene/phytoene synthase family protein, with the protein MSDLAASLQAAAEAVRQGDPDRFAATMAAPADLRDRLWPLYAANLEIARAPWASSEPMVAEMRLQWWVDALEALSEGREPPHEIGPALVSVAQPARHLIAAAEARRADCWPDPFDDVSSLWAYLDQTSGALYWAAAEALGAPEEAEITVRSFGAGAGLAALLQAWPDLVARGRPPLVAPDIATLHQLAAEGQVRLEPARKLRLGAAKAALLPGWQARALLARARVIEDPLAPGALALSEFRRRSGLLRAALLGV; encoded by the coding sequence ATGAGCGATCTGGCCGCGTCTCTCCAAGCGGCGGCCGAGGCCGTGCGTCAGGGCGACCCCGATCGGTTCGCCGCCACCATGGCCGCACCTGCGGATCTGCGCGACCGCCTCTGGCCGCTCTACGCCGCCAATCTCGAGATCGCGCGTGCGCCCTGGGCCTCGTCTGAGCCGATGGTTGCCGAGATGCGCCTGCAATGGTGGGTCGATGCGCTGGAGGCTCTGTCCGAGGGCCGCGAACCGCCGCATGAGATCGGCCCGGCGCTTGTCTCGGTGGCACAGCCCGCGCGCCATTTGATTGCCGCGGCCGAAGCCCGTCGTGCCGATTGCTGGCCCGATCCTTTCGACGATGTTTCAAGCCTTTGGGCCTATCTCGATCAGACGTCCGGCGCGCTCTACTGGGCCGCGGCCGAGGCGCTCGGCGCGCCTGAGGAAGCGGAAATTACCGTGCGCAGTTTCGGTGCAGGCGCCGGGCTCGCGGCGCTCCTGCAAGCATGGCCCGATCTCGTCGCGCGGGGGCGTCCACCGCTTGTCGCACCGGACATCGCAACGCTGCATCAGCTCGCGGCGGAGGGCCAAGTGCGACTCGAACCCGCCCGCAAGCTGCGTCTGGGAGCGGCGAAGGCAGCACTTCTTCCGGGATGGCAGGCTCGGGCGCTCCTCGCGCGCGCGCGCGTCATAGAAGACCCGCTTGCGCCGGGTGCGCTGGCGCTGTCGGAATTCCGCCGCAGATCGGGACTTTTGCGCGCCGCGCTGCTTGGCGTCTGA